caatGGCTATAGGCTTACACCACTACTGTCTGCGCCGCTGGAgaagacaccagtgtcatggcgaactatctttccATCATGCTCACGTCAaccgccatgaactggttcacaagcctcgccccagATTCCATcgaatcctaggaagagctaaagaaggtcttcaccaacaactacatggctacgtgcactcggccgggcaccaagcatgatctgaactgcATCTACCAAAAGCCATCCAAGCTCCTCTGTGCTACATTAgacgcttttccgagatgaggaattctattcccaacatcacgaaagctgaggtcatcaccgccttcattcgaggactccatcaccatgagctTCGCTTGAAGTTCTACCATAAGCCACCcatagggattggcgagatgatcatgactgccaaccagtacgccgacgtcgaggaagccgaggtgcgcttcaatgaggatgcgggcactcatcgcccaactcactACAGTGATGACTGCCCCAACGACCGATGCCACAACGACTTCCATTATGACGACTGCAGTTACCATCAGGACAGCgaccgtgatcggccagaaggatccaagtctggtcaaaatcaccgccgccgaccagaccatATCATCATTGCTGTTAACGAGCCTtgagccaagcgcaactatgacaagcagtacaagaagatcctcgatggcccgttccctctccacaagaatgccaagcataagatgacggactgccttggcttggctaaggagttctaggacaaaaagccagacgacgacaccaacgatggagccagaggtcgccgaccacctaggggcaataacaatgccttctaggatcaggacaaggtggttgccaccatctttgggggcctcacctccaccgaGAGCTAAAGAGAATGAAAGCTCGCCGCTAggcaggtgctcgccgtcactacaAAAGATGTtgccgccaaccctagctattgcccttggtccaaggtccccatcaccttcagcagggccgaccagtgggcagatatCCCTTACACAGGGagtttccccctcatccttgatgcaaccgtccagaaagtgctttttagaaaagtgctcatcgacggtgggagtgctctgaacctcctcttcgctgaAGCCCTAAAAGAGTTGGGCCTtgggataacagatctcacaccctcagactcctccttctagggtgtggtacctggtaggacATCCAAACCGCTTGTAGAGATCACCCTACCATTACAGtccggcatggcaagcaactaccgtgtcgagcacattaacttctatgtcgccgacttcaacaccgcctaccacaccatacttggtcggccagctctggccaagttcatggttgtaccacacTACGCTTATCTGGTGCTGATGATGCCTTCACCTACAGGAGTCCTGGCCCTCTGGGCCAACCTGTCCATCAcctacgcctatgagacagagagtctcgccctcgccgaagccaccgacctctccatccagatggctagtgtggtcaccaACGCCAAGACAATGCACGTCgacgacctagagatcccatcacTGGAGCCTCCATGCACCTCCGCCAAGACCAAGGAAACAAAGGAAGTCAGCCTcgacctcgacgacccctccatgatagtgaagattggggctcacctcgaccccaaataggaaagcgtgctcgtctccttcctatgtgctaacgccgatgtgtttgcttggaaacctgcagacatgctgggggtaccatgggagaagatcgagcactccttgaatgtctcgtcgaccgctaaaccgatcaagcagaaactccaatgattcatgctagacaagaaggaggctattagggtagaaataaaatggctcctagttgctggattcataaaagaagtgtattatcctaagtggttagcaaactctgttctcgttcaaaaaaagaataaagaatggagaatgtgtgttgattacactgatcttaacaaacactgccctaaggaccccttcggtctgccttggATAGATGAGGATATAGACTCCACCGtcggctgtgaactgctctccttctcgactgttactccggctatcaccagatctccctcaaggaagaagaccagatcaagacgtcgttcatcacgcctttcggtgcatactgctacaccaccatgtccttcggactcaagaacgtcgaggcaacataccaaagggccatctagatgtgcctcgatcaacagatcgcccacaacgtcgaagcttacatcgacgatgtggtcatcaagtccaagaccatcGATGATCTTATCAccaacctcgaagaaacgttcgccaacctaaaaaggtatcgatggaagctgaacccttcaaagtgcatctttggagttccattcggtatattgttgggctacatcgtcagcgcccgtggcatcgagcccaaccctgagaaggtctccgccatcaccaacatgaaacgaccaacatgcatcaaggatatacataagcttataggctacatggttgctctcagccgctttatatcgcgccttggtgaaaagggactacctttcttcaaactcctcaaggcctctgagcattTTTCtaggtcagaggaggcagataccgcttttgagtagctcaagttgtttctgacaaagcctccaatcatgttggtgccttgaccagatgaaactctactgatctacatcgccgctacttctcatgTCGTCAGCACAGCCATTATCGTCGAATGCGAGGAGGTCGGGCATgtctataaggtgcaacatctggtctacttcatcagcgaggtccttaatgagcccaaaactcattatccttaggtccaaaagctgctatacgccattcTAATTAcgtcacgcaagcttcgccactacttcaagtattacaagatcgccatggtcaccgagttccctctaggggacattctctgcaacaaagaggccaacggccacatcatcaagtgggctgtcgagctcggcacttactccatcgaattcagaagtaggcctaccatcaagccTCAGGCGCTCGTtgatttcgtcgctgagtggaccgagatccaagagcccatcgccgctacttgccccgagcagtaggtgatgtacttcgatggcgctctcaacatcaacggtgctggtgcgggcattatgttcattacgtcgaccaaggataagctctgatatgttctccaaatacattttccggcctccaacaacgctgccgaatacgaagcatgtctccacggactccgtatagccgttgagctcggtgtcaaacgcctcatggtatacgaggACGCTGCATTgatcatcaactagctcaacaaagactggtcctgctccaatgacaagatggatgcatattgcactGAAATCAGGAatcttgaagggaaattctacggtatcgagtaccaccatgtggtacgagatcaaaatcagctcaccgaccacctatccaagttaggctcctctcacgCCATGATTTCGGcgagggtcttcgttcaagatcttttggcgccatccattaaggaagaaaaggaagttcaagaaattccccccgccgagcagttgGTGCTTAAGGTACCTTTGTCGGCcatcgattggagggaacagttcatcaagtacctcaccagcaccgaagTACCCTCCGACAAGAcaaaaaccgaatgcctaatccattgaagcaagcattacgtgctggtggatggcaacttgatgaggaaaagtgccaaggaagggatactgcagaaatgcatcacccaagaagaggaagtgaaactacttctcgaaattcactctggttcctgcggcaaccacgtggccttgagaaacctagtcggcaaagctttctgagctagtttttactggcccacggccatctctgatgcagaagacctcgtccgatgttgtgaaggatgccaatttttcgccaagcaaatacacgtgccggcacaagaactgcagaccatcccagcttcctagcccttcgcatgctggggactggatatgattgggcctttcaagccagtgccAAGTGGTTTCCAGTACATatatgtcgccatcgacaagttctaaAAAAGATcaagtataaaccgctcgtcttggctactacaaagaaagcagtcgagctcttcaaagatatcatccacagatttggtctgccAAATAGTattatcaccgaccttggaactatgtttattagccatcatttttgggacttctatgaagactgatgcatctccatcaaatacgtctccatcgcccatcctagagccaacggtcaggtcgaacgggcgaatgacatgatccttgatgccctcaaaaagaggttatatcagaaagaagaaaagcatccgggcagatggctcaaagagctaccagctgtggtctggggactgcgtactcaatctagtcgtagcaccggtgtgtctccatatttcttggtctacggctcagaagccatactaccagcggacgttgccttccgagcacctagggtggaaaattatgatgaagagcaagccgtagctgttcggacagaggacgtcaaTAGGGCTGAGGAGGAATGCCTGATCACCTCCATtcgcacagccaaatatctagaaggcttgcgaagatactacaaccgcaatatcaaaggtcgttcatttgttgtggcgacctcgttctccgtagaaaacaaaaaaccgaagggatgcacaagctctcctcaccctgggaagggccttacgtcatcaaagaggttacccgactagggtcttatcacctatgtgacttggacggaatcgatatccccaattcatggcacatcgagcaccttatatgtttctatccttgaaatgctccagatatgtattctccactccatgatgaataaaattttggtcaccataatttgtctccattatttctctatTATGATTTAATCTACACTTACAGtcgccgagctctaagctactccttaatgaactccaatacaagatcgccataactgctccgcCACAATTCTTcatatctccaacatgtgatcgTCGTAAACACTCTatcatgtttctccatatctctgaAATGTTTCGCCGACCACCGAGCAACATACATTTTGTtatgttctctatggagaagacccagtctccgatctctccatacatgtgctatgggctccatgctctgtgttatgggtggtcggctatggttctttggtcatgcttgttcctcctacacgtgcacgggctccgcgctcgatgttatggactatgggctagccaaggccgagagtttagtgaagaactaactgcttggacgccacttatactacgtttatctccaagttattttgccaaccgctgagcagcacatgttccgctctgttctctatggagaagaccatgtctccgatctctccctacacgtgctacgggctccacactCTACGTTATGAGTGGTCGACTATGGTTCCTttgtcacgcctgttcctcctacacgtgcacgggctccgcgctcgacgttatggactatgggctagctaaggccaaagatttcagtaatgaactaactgctcggatgctacttatactgtgtataattgcattagggttaaTACTACAACAATTTATTCACCGCAACActacaaactgcataaacatgcacatgtcaacatttatacatacacATAAATGTCTATCTGTGCCCTTGCGCATTTTTAACTACTCTATTCAGTTATTACAGCATACTCTCCAAACAGAtcaccgagcttcgccatcgccgtccATCTCGCTGAATAGGTCGATGTCACAGGCCAGCTTCTTCGccgcgtcttccacctcatcctctagctgctggtgCTCTACCTCGCCCATCCCTTTGGCGAATCTAGCCCCTATCGTCTGAAGGTCAatggctggatagtgggaccaaaccaccgCAAGGGCGTGAGTAATGGTGGTAACAATGGCATCGcgattgaagctcttgaagttctcccacgccaccTTGCACCTCTCAATGATGGTGTCCGAACGTGGTGGCCTGCCGTCGGGCCGAGGAGCCGCCTCTAGGTTGACGCAGTCGAGCACCGATTTGACTCCGACGACTACAGCGtcgaacttgtccctttgggtcctggcctcctgcactagcacatcaaactatgccttgaccctctgacggtagtctacaagcattacaaggttccatcaagcaaggaaactacttcaatagtaacttcgaccaggaagtactcacctttcagctcctcgacTAGTTTGTCCGCTCACCCTGActccttcaccttctcctctcagagttgctcGATGGCTTAgcgtagctggccgagctccgcatcttactctacaagcacaacagtcatcaccaaaaatatggttgttcaacaatacaaagcacattcgccgaTACGCCATACCTGCTTTCTACTCGGATACGTTCTTGAGCTGCTCAGACTTCTGCTCCAGCTGCTCAGACTTGCCATGTAGCTGCTCGGACGCGGCCACCAGCTGCTCGGATAAGATGCCCTTCTAGTATTCTAGGTCCCGtgcgttggactcagcaaggtctcgctcgtgctgggccctctaaatgtttctctccataaggttcatcgcctccttgagtttttcattctccttggtgaggggctccatcctctttatcagttggtgccGCTGCTCGGTAGTCCAAGTTATCCCCTGCACAAatgccaagattatgaagaagaacaatttccaacatcaaagatgaacattacagatgcagtactgaccttgatttgtttcatcactccggCAAGGGTGGACTCTAGTCTCTtcagctccctggtggtgtcctcctcctcaacaaccaccacctcgTCATTGCGTTTGTGGAGGATTCGGATAGCTTAGGGTCGAGATTCCTCACGtttgatctcttccacctcgtacTCTGCTGTGGCTGGAGGCACAACCGGGGGGCTCTGTGGCTGGACAGTAGGTTCGACCATGCCCTACGATGCCTCAAGGGGTGCTGGTTGCTCCTCGAGCCCTAACGGCTTCACCGCCCCAGACTCAGGCGTGGCACCGGCATCTCTTGCATTCGCCTCTGAAGACTCGACATTTTCTGCCATTGCCCCGGGGCATCATCGCCGAACCGTCCGCTGTCGGCGCCAACTGTTCGCCACCGCCAAGTCTGCTAACAGTGGTGGTTGACTCCTCCGTAGGACGCCGAGCACCCGGGGACTCCAGGATGGGATCCACTAGCATCTCCTCCGTCCCGGGGCTAGCCTTCGGTTGCTCGTCAGTCTAGACGGGTGGGGCCAGATCCTCTATACGCCTCGCTCTACATCAGATTAGCTCATCAATCGCTAAAAAAGGATAAGGATATGACAACcaaataactccaagacaagggtacttacgTAGCGGCTTTttggtagatttttctgaaccgatgttgcctacccgagcccccagccgcggccttggggtcgattCCTGTGTCTTAGGGTGGAGGTCTCACGGTCTCTGCCATCGGCCTCTCCTCTGCCCGCCGCTCCAGGACTCCCCTcgcctactgctcggggactccctccgcCTGCCGCTCTAGAATGCCCCTtgcctactgctcggggactcctttTGCTTGCTGCTCGGGGATTCCTGCCGCCTGCTATTGGGGGACTCCCTCCTTTCCCTTTGATTGTTCCTCCACGCGTGTGCTGTGTGGAGGCCCCTTCGTGCTTGGTGGAGGAGCCACTAGAACATCATGGTACTCCGcattcgagtggtctggtcaccgccaAGTGAGATACCGCCAGGCTTGAGGGGAGCAGCACCCCgccatctttctcttcttctgggccaGCTTGTCTGTCGATGCCCTCTTCCCCAGATTTTCTCCGACACTGGGGATGGACTCTTCAACGAGATGCTGACGGCTCCGTCCTCAGGCTGTGTCGGTGGCCGAGCATCTACTGCCTATGGCCAATCGCCCCTCGGCATGctcgagaagtacaccgctctttcctagaatggatcttcacataagTGAATTATTCCACTACTCGGCAAcgacaaaagataaaaagcatcgaGAACACAtaattgagatatttacctgaggaggcagattctagCAGTGAAAGGGTCTTGTCTGCCCTGGCAAGTTGAACAAGGCaagtggagcgaatagctctgtggcCTGCTCCTACACAACGTCTCTCGACAGCATCTTCATCCTGTCCCAGGTACCGCCGGTCTCCCCATTGAAATCAAAGGCtgcgtgggccctctccttatagggctaGACATGGTGCACTATGAAGCTCCTTGCCACTAGTCCTccattggtcttcacgccctttattaagccaaggagctccttcacttgctccatgtcatcattgtttggtttctccgaccagctcttttGGTTCTCTAGGATGTGGTTGATGTCGTAGCGGATTGCAATGtggctctacttcatgtagaaccacctggcattccaccccttcagtgaagTATTTAGTAGTATAGTGATGTACTCGCTCGCCATCCCATCCTAGAGTTGTAGATAtacgccaccgaccaccttggaaccgccgccgccttttttcttcaaccaaaataggtgtctgaagaggttgaagtgcggaagaatcCCCAGATATGCTTTgcagaagtggataaagatcgagatgtgcaagatggtgtttgggtggagattgcatagactaagtgcccagaactccaatagatccctcaaaaatggatgaacaggaaatcccaaccctcgctagaaataatcctcaaacaccactacttcatcagtgtgaggcattgggaagggctcatcgCTGGCtagccgccatccggcggtgatgtGGTAAGGAAAA
This sequence is a window from Miscanthus floridulus cultivar M001 chromosome 10, ASM1932011v1, whole genome shotgun sequence. Protein-coding genes within it:
- the LOC136488958 gene encoding uncharacterized protein, with the protein product MASNYRVEHINFYVADFNTAYHTILGRPALAKFMVVPHYAYLVLMMPSPTGVLALWANLSITYAYETESLALAEATDLSIQMASVVTNAKTMHVDDLEIPSLEPPCTSAKTKETKEVSLDLDDPSMIVKIGAHLDPK